The genome window CGAGCCCCAACTCCAGCCGCAGTCCCCGGTAGAGCGGGGCGGCGGGGTAGAAGCCCTTCTGCCCCAGGTAGGGCACGAAGTGCGGAGCCTGAAGTGCCTGCGCGAGCTCCTTGAGGGGCGCCCTCTCCCCTTCCAGCCCCACGAGGAACGCGGCGTCCGCGAGGTAGGTGCGCCAGGTCTGGGCGTCCTTGAGGCCGCGCCCCTTGGCCTGGACGACGTTCTTGACCGTCTGGTAGTCCACCTCCAGGACCCCGGGGCGGTCGACTCGAACCCCCATCCGCAGGGCCGTGAGGTCGGCGATGTCGCTGCCGCGCGGACGCCCCAAGGCTCCGGCGAGCAGACCGATCACCCCTGACTTCGTAGGCAACGGTTGGGTCGGCCGGCGCTCGAGGCG of Oceanithermus profundus DSM 14977 contains these proteins:
- the cas5e gene encoding type I-E CRISPR-associated protein Cas5/CasD; this encodes MATLLVQLYGPMQSWRTGPRLERRPTQPLPTKSGVIGLLAGALGRPRGSDIADLTALRMGVRVDRPGVLEVDYQTVKNVVQAKGRGLKDAQTWRTYLADAAFLVGLEGERAPLKELAQALQAPHFVPYLGQKGFYPAAPLYRGLRLELGLEGALESEPLIVPARESRSVDVYVDDPEGELLVHDAPERALAEFGTPRTIGVRAVRRYQIVARPTQEETA